Part of the Onthophagus taurus isolate NC chromosome 11, IU_Otau_3.0, whole genome shotgun sequence genome is shown below.
TTGGTTTATCGCGAGTTTCAAAAATCCCCATTCGCTTATAAAGAGTCCCATTAACATCTAAAGTCCAAAAACCAATATGGGATTTTCCACACGTTACTATTGTATTTCTGTCTAATGGATGAAACTCGGCTGCTACAATTGTATCAACAGAACACTAAAAAGAATAAACGaagtagaaaaaaagtttctttttaaattaatcatcaTACTTTTGTTTCTGTAATTTTATATCCTTGATCACCTTTTTGCCAATCCCAAACTGAAATTGTATGATCATTCGAATCATCAATAGCAACAAGTAAAGAACCCCCATCAGTTTTACTAAACGATAAACAACAAACTGAATGAATAAAATCGTTCATTCCAATAATCGCTTGGGTATGAAGCGAAACCGAGTTCCAAATTCTAATGTGTGGTCTTGCTGTTGATTTATCATGACCTGCACATTGACCGCTTGCAATCAAAAGTTTATTTGGATGAATAgccaaactaaaaaaaaatcgattatgttaaaaattacgttttaatCTCTTTcattaatcaaaattgttgtaaCCGTGACCTTTTTCGAAATCCATTACCACGCCCTGCGgaatacaaaaacaaatcgATACAAATGGCTTCCACTTTACCTTTTAACATCGTCCGTGTGACCCAAATAATGCCTCTGACATTGTTCCTCTTGGTTGTAAAGTACCACGACCGCCGCAACGAAATACACCATTTCCCCAGTTGGTAAGAAATAAAGATTCGACCTGCAATCTCTTCCTCTATATCCATAAGCCCAATCCAATTTTAATCTTTGCGATGGGGCTGTTTCAACTTTTAACATATCGTAAGTGTCTGCAATATCTGATGGTGCTGGAAGGTGAATTGGTCGACCTCtcataaagatttttatgGTTTGGTCTTCTTCGTTGTAAGAAGAATCTTTGgtgctaaaattaaattaaataattaatgttgtGTTTATTGTGACCTCGTTGTTAGCGTGATGTTAATCAATGTTAATGTACACATTTGAATAATTAATGCTGAATGTAGaggtgaaattaaaatataatggaTAGGAGTGGATCGATGGTTTTGGGGACCAATGCTATTTGGAACACTTAGAATTTACGATTAACTAAGagataatatcaaaaattctttataaaattattctgATCTAAAGATTTGTAAGAATTAGGAATTGATTGTTATCAGAACCAATGAAGTTTTTGTTCTTCACAACAATTGGTGCAGTCTAAGTAGTAATGTATGGGTTTGAACACTAATTGACCAgggaaacaaattaaacatgtttgaaagaaaaatgatttgtaaAATATATGGAGTGAATTGTAccaaatatacaggatgtcccgaAACTGAACGTCAAACGGGCAccgggtgagaggccaacccatacctgttctggtaaaaatgagaaaaaaaatccatgtctcttaggcccacttttaccatcctcctgataaactatctagaggatagttgccatggttacggcggttttaagcgctctcattggctaagaattggatttatctatcggataaatttatcaggaggtggtaaaagtgggccttagttAAGTAGTAATAGACatacttttgaaaatgttaaaaatgattttttaataacctaTTCCtaaaagtcgttagttttgcaaaaaaatatattaatttgattgagttaaggttgaaagaatttatgtctatcaagtttgacacacgatttctaaaaaaaggagtagtacaacaccctttgcaagtaattttaaaagatggcctgtttagtcaagtttccaaaatggtacacttgccatttttcttgtcataaaaaatattattgcctgtttttctgcaaaaaacacATTATATAAAGAATTCATACTTTtgtatgttatttttatttactttttatttcctcttaactttgttagaagatgtgccaGTCAATATCTACGAACTacaaaatgtggtttcaacaagatggtctTGCAAAAAGACTCTTTCAAATAAGGTTAAtctaaagacaaaattaaacaaacaaatttatttattattaactttatagcattattttcttaatgcTTAAATTATTTACCGTCGGCACTAATACAAGCTCTGCATCGTCACAGAAAAGATCTTTTTACTAGTTGTGCTCtttgcatttatttcttctgctgCTGTATAAATATTGTAGCTCAGTTCGTCAAGATTTTCaatcggtttttaatacactgTTTTCTTTTATGCAATCCTAATAAGAAAATCAAAGGGATTTAGACCCAATCCATCTTTCTGGGTATTCTGTATGTAATCCCATACAGGACAAGCATAATGAGCTGggaaccatcttgttgaaaccacatttctctgtagatattgagtggcacatcttctaacaaagttgttaaatcattttggtggaaatacaaataacatacaaaattatgaattttttaaataacgcgtTTTTGCAGATAAACAGGCAATCATATttttaggaaaagaaaaatggcaagtgttataccattttgaaatcttgactaaacaggccatcttttaaaataatctgtATATCCGAAAGGCATAAAACACATGACAGGACACATGATGAAGTGAGAGGGAGAAGATCCGACTAGAAGAATACACATATATCAGTAAAGACTAGTGGGAGATGTGGGCTGAGGAGAGCCAAGGAGAGAGATGTAAGAAGGATTGGAGTTGAACCTGTTGGAGTATAACTCTAGAGGATGTCAAAACCTAGAATGACTTGTAGAGATGATATTTACCCAAACAAATCTTCTCAAGTAGTTCTACTAGCAAGGAATTTTAATAGTAGTAACATACTCCACGAAATTCTCGTTTACAAATATGAGCAAGACGAACTCCTCATTAGAACACGCGGCTGAAAGATACGCTAAGTAAGCGCTGTTACGCAGCAGTTTAGTAAATATCTCAGCATAAGTAATCTGCGCTTAGTTTGTCAGCGGTTGTGAAATTCTAGGTTaggattaacattttttgtttttcccctttaattttgaaaactgaTAAAActgtataaaaatgaatattgtTAATGCAGAAACGCGTCATCCACTATCTCTTGTAATagcacaaaattttcaaaaatattgttgTGCGCCacagttttaggttatgcaGAACTGCTAATTCTCAATTACTTGTTCAGCCGATTTCGTTCCGCTGTATTAAAGCTCATACAACTAGCTGACTGATTTAAGTCAACTGTTGACACCTGCTGAACGTACCCAATGATACAGATTCATCGAACCATTAACCATAGAATTCACGACTTATAAGGAGAAAAGGCGACGTTAAAAATACACCTATGATGAAATACAAAGGTTATTAACTTCATCCTTCTGCTAAACTATGTAGGGGAtggttaccatggttacggcggttttaagaACTCTCATTAAGGGATTTCGTCCATGGGATAAATTTATCGGTAGGTGGCAAAAGTGTGCTCAAAGGCGTCAAACGTAACAAGATGCAAAATAGATAGCTGGGAGCGCAAACATTATCATGCTGAAGAAGTCAAACCGGGATTCTGCTTTTTTAACTCCCAGTTTGCTTTTGGAAATAGAATCAAGCTCGCTGGAAAAGTAATAATTGCAAACAAGAGAAGAGGGAAACTAAAAATTGATGTATTTTTGCGCTCCGAATCCCGAATGATAAGAAACTACTACACGAACAATACTAGGGAcgaccataaataatttttcattttaataatctcggctctaagtattgttcatgatatttGGACTGGCCGATGAATCTATTTTGAATATCAGTTGTAATAATAATGGCTTGCAAAAAACCTCTACCCCTAGGTTAATGCAGGAATATTCCGACATGACTTACAGTAAAATGTTAAGATTCAACGCTTAGACAAGTTAAGCATATCATGAGAATTGAAATCTGCTGCAAATTTGTAACAATAACCGTTATTGATAGTTTATTGTATAATGGAGCAagcaaatttatatatttgaaTTGACTTAACTTTGTTGATATTTTGGACTTAAAGTGCCCTTGAATggccatagttacgaaactactatttACTTGCACtatcccacataaaatgcaacatatcttaatagtacaggcattgggtaatTTTGCAAAGggaaagttttgcttggaaaaaggtgaCATCCTTATGTAAGGTTAACccaatactttctagttctaggtatagtgttagttctagttttacactatagctttgttcgttgggactgcactactctgcacgacatggcgctcgtatgacgtcatagtaCAATGAAGTGTAAGTCAGTGCAATGTCATGTCAACTTAGTGCAGGTCAGAAAAGTGTATAAATCGTGGTCGCAACgaacagatttttataaaaaaaagtgtataatatttgaaatggacGAACAGGAGATTGTCAGCGAAATACTCGTGGAAATTTAAATACTAATTTTCGAATTCTGTACTCTGTTTGAGACAAATTTTCTTGGTCATTTCCCTCCAAAATACTATAAGGACTTAGCCTTACAAGTTTCTGATGAAAAAATTCTTGTTCTTCAACACCACAATGACAAGGAGCATTATCAATGACTAAAACCGAGCATTACCTATCTTGAGCTCTCCTTAAGCATTGGCGTATTCACTTTAAAGCGCAAGCAAATTTCTTATGTATTCAGATGTTTTTGTATACACTTCGACTGTGTTGGTTCTTTCCGGTTCAAAAcgtatttgttttaatgtaaaatgaGACCATCAAGGTGTAGTCATTTTGGTGTTTCTTGCACCTGCTTAAGTATGATTCTAGGATTTTCTTCAACTTTAAGTTCAATAAAACGGTGATGTTCATCTGTAATTTTCCTTctcttctttttgattttttactCATCTCAACTGTTTTTTTTGCAACGCCAACAATTTCAGCTAAAGTGCACCAGATACAATTCGTATTGTAAATGGCACAAATTTGGCGTTTTACGTTTGCTGCAAAGGATTTTGATtgaggattttgattaatgcCATTTTGAGTCTGATTAGTGCCAATTTGAACTTGAAATGGTAtatatagaactaacacaagacctagaactagaatcattcgggtttagccgtcttgaaagacgtgtggctaaatccgaatgtttctagttctcggtctagtgttagttttaatactgtactagcactatcactagaattaacattagaactagaaatattcagacatgttgcattttatgtgggacaaagtaaatAGATACACCCTGATTTCAtttatattgcattttaagtgaaTTTCACTCTATATCACAGAATATCATAAGTATTTAGGATGTTAGatgtcaaaaataaagtaaaacgCAATAAATAACTCTCCTGTTATATAAATCTTATTCACAGATAAAAAAAAggagtttctttttttgttaaaacccACCGAACTGGAAACCATCATTCAACAATTTTACTTTGTTATACAAAATAgcaatctttatttttagaactaaatacctatataaaaatataaaccaaagttttaataaccgagatttttaaacattaactTTCTATTTTACATCACGTTTTAAGATGAGGAAATTTTTTAAGGGAAATTGTGCAATGTCATAATtcacaatatttataaattgataaaatcatttacttagcaatttttttaataattaatttgtaatagtTTGGACTTACCcaaccattttttttgttatttaaaaaacccGACTACAGATTTCTCAGAACTTTCAAGGTTTAATTTTAGCTCGATACGAGCGGATCGGCTGCTCGCGTTAAACTGGCTGGTTTCTCGTTTTCTACACTAACTTATAACCATATAGGTCAAAGTAATTCGTTTATTGAGCGcacaataaatgaaataaatacttataataatttacaataataacgTTTTGTTATTTCAGACTTTTTTATCATGAAGTATTATTTTTGCTTATCATTTGTggtatttgataaaaaaataaggggagataaatgataaataatcatataacaagaaaaaaatgtttttttcttgtcaaacaatttttgtttatattgaatGATTCAACAGGAGATGATAACAATGATGTaatgtgtttatttttaagacaAGTGGTCCTTCGAAAAGAATTACACTTTTCGCCCACAAAAGGTGCTTGTTAAGGAAGCTAAATCTATAAATcacctttttaaaaataaataaataaattacctACCCATGTTTAACATTTGGCGAAGGTTGATTGTTTTTGGTGAaaagattaagaaatgatttgttggaaaatctaaaaagaacaaaaaaaaaaaagaaaacaaaataaaaataaaaaaaaataaataaaaagtcttACTTTGATTGTGGACTTGGTAATGAATTAACTTGATTAAAATCTCCAGTAGAACTCCACCTCTTATGTAAAGCTGAAGTGCCATTAGTGTTTTGAGGACTTGTAATCACCGGAGGCCTTCTTGTTAAAGGCAGTGGTGTAGCACGCGGTGAAGGCGAAGGAATTGGAGAAACGCTACTCGAACTTTGACTGTCACTATGTAAAGAACCAGTTGATTGGTAATGAACAGCCCTTCGTTGGGGCAAAGACGAACCACCATACGTTcgattttgttgattttgacGAGATTCATTTTGcaatctaaattaataaaattaaaattacacaaTATTTTAAGTACAAATTTTACCTTGCTGGTGGTCCAGTATAACTTTGAGGTCTTAATCGAAGTTCTTTCCCATTACCATTTCTAATTGGAGTTGTTGGCATTTGAGAAATGGGTTGTGATAAACGCATACCCTCGACAACATTGAGGCGGCGCAAAACCTCGGCGAGGGTCGCTTTAAGGCATACAAGTTCATCTGCTTGTTCAAGAACACGTCTTTCTAGGTCAGCAACGCGACCCGCAACACCTCTACTTTCAGTTTCCAACATTTCATctgcaacaaaaaattattaattattaaacaaaatttaaattgaaaggATATTCTTCTTACTATAAACATTCATCAAATGCATATTATTTTGAATGGCAGTTTTATACAAACTCATTTTTgttgatcttaataagaacaaaaaaccgaagagaaaaaataatttaggaAGATGAACATTTTGGATGGCATGGTTTTGGTTTAATAAACACGAGGGATATGAATACGAAATTGCAGAGGCTATCGTGATACCGATTATAAAAAGGTCGTGAACTCAGCTTTGTGattgaaatgtttatttttgggtggaagttgatttaaatagaatttGATTCTATTAaggttttaaaacaaattgatgttttaaaaataaatttgaacgtaacaaattagtttttaatgattaaattaaaaaaaaaatgtattaatgatttatattgacatatttttttgattacaaattaatattttctaatgatTCTAAAAGTtactaacaaaataaatttggttAGATGACCAATATAGTGTATCGTGTTAGATGAGTTGcctataaaaacattttttgaatactTCCCTATCATCCACACACTTTGTGGCACAACAAAACAGGAAAGATCAATAGGGGCAATAAcataaaatcaagaaaaacttttgatgATTGAGTTAACCAATATAGCATGATTCGCATTCATTGAACAGAACATATCTTATATTGAAGCTAAATCACCATATTAAAGATAACTTCAagtctttgattatatataatatggattgagctaactgaatatatctactaacaaacattttgttcaaggtgaatagacgcagatggaaagcgataatgtgaaagtgtaacaaagatagatatattatatgtcacgcttctatatctatctcacttctatcagtacacccattatatggcagtacgcttctatgtctatctcggttcgatcaccttgcgcaagctatctctctcgttggctcaatccatattatatataatctaagCTTCAAGTAGATAAATAGAAAACCTAagaatacaaataacatataTAGATGGGACAAGATAGACTAGTGAAAAGGACCAGAATAAATCGCCTCTAGGTAAATGAAGTCTAGGGCGACCAAGGAAAAGATGGAGCGACAATTTGCGCACAGAATAGAGTggagaaagaagaagaagaagaagttctGTTTATAAACGATCATGAATGATGGCGGAATTATGGATTGACAGAAGTAAATATTTCTCCGCAAATATGGGGGTTGGTTTGAAAGTGAGTTTTGAAAGAACCTATCGAGGTTCTGAAGGGAGAGTTATCAAACTCAAAATGCGATAGTCTGGCAGCCATGGGACATCTGATTTACGACATGTGCGATGTAAATGCCAAACTGTGGTTTTTAACTCTAATACTTTGCGCCTTCTTGATAAGTATTGTCCACAGAGGGAATTTGTCCCCCACACCTTGGATCACTTATAATATTAAACGCATGATGAGACTGAGAGACGCGGCCTTGAAACGTTATCGGAGATCTGGAAGAGCTTCGCATCATGAGTACTATAAGTCACTAAGGAATGAAACGACCAGAGCTGTCAGCAGAGAAAAAAGGCCTATTTTAAGTACCAGTGTGACAGACATCATAATAACAAAAAGCGTGTTTGGTCAGAAAtcaaaaaa
Proteins encoded:
- the LOC111423696 gene encoding echinoderm microtubule-associated protein-like 2 isoform X3, giving the protein MRDAVGHPNENDEMLETESRGVAGRVADLERRVLEQADELVCLKATLAEVLRRLNVVEGMRLSQPISQMPTTPIRNGNGKELRLRPQSYTGPPARLQNESRQNQQNRTYGGSSLPQRRAVHYQSTGSLHSDSQSSSSVSPIPSPSPRATPLPLTRRPPVITSPQNTNGTSALHKRWSSTGDFNQVNSLPSPQSKFSNKSFLNLFTKNNQPSPNVKHGTKDSSYNEEDQTIKIFMRGRPIHLPAPSDIADTYDMLKVETAPSQRLKLDWAYGYRGRDCRSNLYFLPTGEMVYFVAAVVVLYNQEEQCQRHYLGHTDDVKSLAIHPNKLLIASGQCAGHDKSTARPHIRIWNSVSLHTQAIIGMNDFIHSVCCLSFSKTDGGSLLVAIDDSNDHTISVWDWQKGDQGYKITETKCSVDTIVAAEFHPLDRNTIVTCGKSHIGFWTLDVNGTLYKRMGIFETRDKPKYVTCVAFLQSGDVITGDSNGNLAIWGRGTNTIQKFVKNLHEGSIFTLCVLKDGSVVTGGGKDGRVQHLDSNMKKVEDDIQIEGHFGGIRVISEGRGSQLLLGTTRNCILIGNNSIGFQPIILGHADELWALSAHPTIPQFVTAGQDKLLQMWDSMSHSILWSKDIGEQAQSVAFSADGTVVAVGCVNGRWMVFDTQTRELLGQHQDGVEPIQVIQYSPDGNLVAIGSRDNHIYIYQVNDGGIRCSKVGKCMGHSSFVTHIDWSSDSQIIRSNSGDYEVLYWNATTCRQITQVNAIRDVDWATNTCTISFSTVGIWPENADGSDVNACDRSHDRTLMVTADDFGKVKLYSYPVIQPKSLSHVYGGHSSHVTNVAFLHDDTRLISVGGKDTSVLQWTVS
- the LOC111423696 gene encoding echinoderm microtubule-associated protein-like 2 isoform X1; this translates as MVEVKKVLELDVPIISRPDDFKSPKRNLPGILENSTSYFDGWNEMLETESRGVAGRVADLERRVLEQADELVCLKATLAEVLRRLNVVEGMRLSQPISQMPTTPIRNGNGKELRLRPQSYTGPPARLQNESRQNQQNRTYGGSSLPQRRAVHYQSTGSLHSDSQSSSSVSPIPSPSPRATPLPLTRRPPVITSPQNTNGTSALHKRWSSTGDFNQVNSLPSPQSKFSNKSFLNLFTKNNQPSPNVKHGTKDSSYNEEDQTIKIFMRGRPIHLPAPSDIADTYDMLKVETAPSQRLKLDWAYGYRGRDCRSNLYFLPTGEMVYFVAAVVVLYNQEEQCQRHYLGHTDDVKSLAIHPNKLLIASGQCAGHDKSTARPHIRIWNSVSLHTQAIIGMNDFIHSVCCLSFSKTDGGSLLVAIDDSNDHTISVWDWQKGDQGYKITETKCSVDTIVAAEFHPLDRNTIVTCGKSHIGFWTLDVNGTLYKRMGIFETRDKPKYVTCVAFLQSGDVITGDSNGNLAIWGRGTNTIQKFVKNLHEGSIFTLCVLKDGSVVTGGGKDGRVQHLDSNMKKVEDDIQIEGHFGGIRVISEGRGSQLLLGTTRNCILIGNNSIGFQPIILGHADELWALSAHPTIPQFVTAGQDKLLQMWDSMSHSILWSKDIGEQAQSVAFSADGTVVAVGCVNGRWMVFDTQTRELLGQHQDGVEPIQVIQYSPDGNLVAIGSRDNHIYIYQVNDGGIRCSKVGKCMGHSSFVTHIDWSSDSQIIRSNSGDYEVLYWNATTCRQITQVNAIRDVDWATNTCTISFSTVGIWPENADGSDVNACDRSHDRTLMVTADDFGKVKLYSYPVIQPKSLSHVYGGHSSHVTNVAFLHDDTRLISVGGKDTSVLQWTVS
- the LOC111423696 gene encoding echinoderm microtubule-associated protein-like 2 isoform X2 is translated as MSLYKTAIQNNMHLMNVYNEMLETESRGVAGRVADLERRVLEQADELVCLKATLAEVLRRLNVVEGMRLSQPISQMPTTPIRNGNGKELRLRPQSYTGPPARLQNESRQNQQNRTYGGSSLPQRRAVHYQSTGSLHSDSQSSSSVSPIPSPSPRATPLPLTRRPPVITSPQNTNGTSALHKRWSSTGDFNQVNSLPSPQSKFSNKSFLNLFTKNNQPSPNVKHGTKDSSYNEEDQTIKIFMRGRPIHLPAPSDIADTYDMLKVETAPSQRLKLDWAYGYRGRDCRSNLYFLPTGEMVYFVAAVVVLYNQEEQCQRHYLGHTDDVKSLAIHPNKLLIASGQCAGHDKSTARPHIRIWNSVSLHTQAIIGMNDFIHSVCCLSFSKTDGGSLLVAIDDSNDHTISVWDWQKGDQGYKITETKCSVDTIVAAEFHPLDRNTIVTCGKSHIGFWTLDVNGTLYKRMGIFETRDKPKYVTCVAFLQSGDVITGDSNGNLAIWGRGTNTIQKFVKNLHEGSIFTLCVLKDGSVVTGGGKDGRVQHLDSNMKKVEDDIQIEGHFGGIRVISEGRGSQLLLGTTRNCILIGNNSIGFQPIILGHADELWALSAHPTIPQFVTAGQDKLLQMWDSMSHSILWSKDIGEQAQSVAFSADGTVVAVGCVNGRWMVFDTQTRELLGQHQDGVEPIQVIQYSPDGNLVAIGSRDNHIYIYQVNDGGIRCSKVGKCMGHSSFVTHIDWSSDSQIIRSNSGDYEVLYWNATTCRQITQVNAIRDVDWATNTCTISFSTVGIWPENADGSDVNACDRSHDRTLMVTADDFGKVKLYSYPVIQPKSLSHVYGGHSSHVTNVAFLHDDTRLISVGGKDTSVLQWTVS